Proteins found in one Coffea eugenioides isolate CCC68of chromosome 5, Ceug_1.0, whole genome shotgun sequence genomic segment:
- the LOC113771849 gene encoding uncharacterized protein LOC113771849, which translates to MANTQTLRELATPELTHQPLCITFPTLAENTSFELKSGLIQLLPSFHGLSGEEPHKHIKEFEVYSGESLYDYWERFNKLCKGCPQHQISEQLLIQYFYEGLQSTDRGIIDAASGGALANKTPREAWDLIEAMAENSQQFGFRENTPTRRVNEAETSSIQQQLSELTSAVRQLAMRDTPREKVCGICTSMDHCTDLCPILQENGAEQVNMAGGVPAPRRQYDPYSNTYNPGWRDHPNLSYGNRQQGSFPNRPPGFHQPWQPKSQPSSSNSESSLEDLVKNLATTTTNLVTTTTQLQEEIRSLAAKTEQLQQGTKADKKDQDVRISQLATAINRLESHVYGKLPSQPQENPKNVSAMTLRSGKELEGAKVKNSKSKSEEEIEKEIEEEGRIRKDPKVTSIPSIPIKSNLAPFPCRLEKTKRAEREKEILDVFRKVQVNIPLLDVIKQVPKYAKFLKDLCVNKRKLRGDERVMVGENVSAVLQRKLPPKCGDPGMFTIPCKIGHSSIKNAMIDLGVLLM; encoded by the exons ATGGCCAACACCCAGACATTACGGGAGCTGGCTACCCCAGAACTGACTCATCAGCCCTTGTGCATCACGTTCCCAACTCTGGCTGAGAATACCTCATTCGAGTTGAAATCGGGGTTGATTCAACTCCTACCTTCGTTCCATGGCCTTTCTGGTGAGGAACCCCACAAACATATCAAGGAATTCGAAGTG TACTCCGGGGAATCATTGTACGATTATTGGGAAAGGTTCAACAAGTTGTGCAAGGGATGCCCACAGCATCAGATTAGCGAACAACTGTTGATCCAGTACTTCTATGAAGGGCTCCAGTCAACTGACAGGGGTATTATTGACGCTGCGAGTGGAGGAGCCCTGGCGAACAAAACACCGAGGGAAGCATGGGACCTTATTGAAGCCATGGCAGAAAACTCTCAGCAGTTCGGCTTCCGTGAGAACACTCCTACCCGTAGAGTCAATGAAGCAGAGACGTCATCCATCCAGCAGCAACTGTCAGAGTTGACGTCTGCTGTCAGGCAATTGGCCATGAGAGACACACCGCGAGAAAAGGTGTGTGGAATCTGCACTAGCATGGACCACTGCACGGATTTGTGCCCCATTTTGCAAGAGAACGGGGCGGAACAGGTAAATATGGccggaggcgtgcccgcgccccGCAGGCAGTATGACCCGTATTCCAACACATACAACCCCGGTTGGAGAGACCATCCCAACCTCAGTTATGGGAACAGGCAACAAGGTTCATTCCCGaatcgtccaccaggattccaccagccttggcaaccaaaatctcaaccctCATCCTCCAATTCAGAGAGTTCCTTGGAGGATCTAGTCAAGAACCTGGCCACGACTACTACTAACCTGGTCACGACTACTACACAGCTTCAAGAGGAGATCAGATCATTGGCCGCGAAAACCGAGCAGCTCCAGCAGGGCACCAAAGCTGACAAGAAGGACCAAGATGTTCGAATAAGTCAACTGGCAACTGCCATCAACCGCTTGGAATCTCACGTTTATGGGAAACTGCCATCGCAGCCCCAGGAAAATCCCAAGAATGTAAGCGCCATGACACTGAGGAGTGGTAAGGAGTTGGAAGGGGCTAAAGTGAAAAATtcgaaaagcaaaagtgaggaGGAGATAGAAAAGGAGATTGAAGAGGAAGGGCGCATTCGCAAAGACCCTAAGGTAACATCTATTCCTTCAATCCCTATTAAATCTAATCTAGCtccttttccttgcaggttggaaaagacaaagaGGGCAGAAAGGGAAAAGGAAATCCTGGATGTGTTCCGcaaagttcaagtaaacatcCCACTATTGGACGTGATCAAGCAGGTACCCAAATAcgcaaagttcttgaaagacttgtgcgttaacaaaagaaagctaaggggTGATGAGAGAGTGAtggtaggagagaatgtatcaGCTGTACTTCAAAGGAAACTTCCACCCAAATGCggggatccaggtatgtttactattcccTGTAAAATTGGACATTCTAGTATCAAAAATGCCATGATAGATTTAGGAGttctattaatgtga